One Defluviitoga tunisiensis genomic window carries:
- the pheT gene encoding phenylalanine--tRNA ligase subunit beta has protein sequence MKISLNWLKEYIKITKDTQELVKELKLHTTDVETYEVIRDKVSNIVVGQITNIEQHPEIDNLLICKVDIGKCKINLVTADPTVKLGDKVPVALPGAVLNDGTIIEEKSFKGIISQGMMCSLKELGISEEAEKIYKIIDNVEIGTDFVDFFELTDEIIDLEILPNRPDLLSYLGVAKELQAIGCGEDFKMIDYTQIKKGKGFPVEIQYNKCKRYMAIVVKNIEVGPSPLWLIKKLGSAGIRSINNIVDITNYVMLETGHPIHAFDLDLIEGQIIVRKAFKGEKVLLLDGKEYIMMGEETLITDGKNILALGGIMGGELSGINENTKSILLEVAYFDPINIRLSSSYHKIVSDSSYRFERGVDPNDAEIVMGRLIKLISELVGGEVDTFATDVYPEEIPELKILLRRKYLENRLGISIEEKTVSEILKRLNYKFYSLPDGWNISVPTNRPDITQEIDLVEEVGRIYGYSNIPSRFPFIKGLIGSRGEFVSFKERITDIMLSNGYHEAKTFPLNSAKRMWMDENLDLKIINPLSSEYEYISSKLIYGILESASFNYRNQNKDIKLFEIDKVFMKDDNSPTGAKEFTNLAFVAIGRENDEDFTDKRSVSFYTVKGSLENVVSEFNLKLDYKRSSLQGLMNSQSADIYLNKEKIGYIGLLDLEIAENLYEIKDPIYICEINLDFLFSNKKESQKMIRRFDFPAIKREYAFLVPMDVEFKEISQIIENAGEIIEQYKIFDVYKGKNISPNHISITVSVVYRSQFKTLTDEEVNDIERHILEQLKGKKITLREK, from the coding sequence ATGAAGATATCATTAAATTGGTTGAAAGAATATATAAAAATTACAAAGGATACTCAAGAATTAGTAAAAGAACTTAAATTGCATACAACTGATGTTGAAACTTATGAAGTAATTAGAGACAAGGTTTCTAACATAGTTGTAGGACAAATAACTAATATTGAGCAACATCCTGAAATAGATAATCTTTTAATATGTAAGGTTGATATAGGAAAATGCAAAATAAATTTGGTTACCGCAGATCCAACAGTAAAACTGGGGGATAAAGTTCCAGTGGCTCTTCCAGGAGCTGTTTTAAATGATGGCACCATAATTGAAGAAAAGTCTTTTAAAGGTATTATTTCACAAGGTATGATGTGTTCTTTAAAAGAGCTGGGTATCTCAGAAGAAGCAGAAAAAATATATAAAATAATAGACAATGTTGAGATAGGAACAGATTTTGTTGATTTTTTTGAGTTAACTGATGAAATAATTGATTTAGAGATTCTCCCAAATAGACCAGATTTACTGTCTTATTTAGGTGTCGCAAAAGAATTACAGGCGATAGGTTGTGGAGAAGATTTCAAGATGATTGATTATACACAAATCAAAAAAGGTAAAGGGTTTCCTGTTGAAATACAATACAATAAATGCAAAAGATATATGGCAATAGTAGTAAAAAACATCGAAGTTGGACCTTCACCTTTATGGCTAATTAAAAAACTTGGAAGTGCTGGCATCAGAAGTATTAATAATATTGTAGATATAACCAACTATGTGATGTTAGAAACTGGTCATCCTATCCATGCATTTGATTTAGATCTCATCGAAGGTCAAATAATAGTAAGAAAAGCCTTCAAAGGCGAAAAAGTATTATTATTAGATGGCAAAGAATATATTATGATGGGAGAAGAAACGCTTATTACAGATGGAAAGAACATATTGGCTCTTGGCGGAATTATGGGTGGAGAATTAAGTGGAATAAATGAAAACACTAAATCAATTCTTCTAGAAGTAGCCTATTTTGACCCAATTAATATTAGACTTTCTTCAAGTTACCATAAAATCGTATCAGACTCTTCATACAGATTTGAGCGTGGGGTTGATCCAAACGATGCGGAAATAGTTATGGGCAGATTAATAAAATTAATTTCCGAATTGGTTGGTGGAGAAGTGGATACTTTTGCTACCGATGTCTATCCTGAAGAAATTCCAGAACTGAAAATATTGCTAAGAAGAAAGTATTTAGAAAATAGATTAGGAATTAGTATTGAAGAAAAAACAGTCTCTGAGATTTTAAAAAGATTAAATTATAAATTTTACAGTTTACCAGACGGTTGGAATATATCTGTTCCTACAAATAGACCAGATATCACTCAAGAAATTGATTTGGTTGAAGAAGTTGGAAGAATCTATGGTTATTCGAACATTCCTTCGCGTTTTCCATTTATAAAAGGATTAATTGGAAGTAGGGGTGAATTTGTTTCTTTTAAAGAACGCATTACTGATATAATGCTTTCTAACGGATATCATGAAGCAAAAACTTTTCCGCTTAACAGTGCGAAAAGAATGTGGATGGATGAAAATCTAGATTTGAAAATTATAAATCCTCTTTCTTCAGAATATGAATACATTTCCTCAAAATTAATATATGGTATTTTAGAGTCCGCTTCTTTTAATTATAGAAATCAAAATAAGGATATAAAACTTTTTGAAATTGATAAAGTTTTTATGAAGGATGATAATAGTCCAACTGGTGCAAAAGAATTTACAAACCTGGCGTTTGTAGCTATTGGAAGAGAAAATGATGAGGATTTTACTGACAAGAGATCTGTCTCCTTCTACACAGTAAAAGGTTCATTAGAAAACGTAGTTAGTGAATTTAATCTAAAATTAGATTATAAAAGAAGCTCCTTACAGGGGCTTATGAACTCACAAAGTGCTGACATATATTTAAACAAAGAAAAAATAGGATATATTGGACTATTAGATCTTGAGATTGCAGAGAATTTATATGAAATAAAAGATCCTATATATATATGTGAAATAAATTTAGACTTTTTATTTAGTAATAAAAAAGAATCCCAAAAAATGATTAGAAGATTTGACTTCCCTGCAATAAAAAGAGAGTATGCATTTTTAGTTCCTATGGACGTAGAGTTTAAAGAAATTAGTCAAATCATTGAAAATGCTGGAGAAATAATCGAACAATACAAAATTTTTGATGTATACAAAGGTAAAAACATCTCTCCTAATCATATTAGTATAACAGTATCAGTTGTATATCGTTCACAATTTAAAACTTTGACTGATGAGGAAGTAAATGACATTGAACGACATATTTTAGAACAGCTAAAAGGAAAAAAAATTACACTTCGTGAAAAATAA
- the gatA gene encoding Asp-tRNA(Asn)/Glu-tRNA(Gln) amidotransferase subunit GatA — MSFLTIEELIGKNVIEESIKRIIEKDKTLNSVLRIEKIEGNKNGKYFGIPFLVKDNILVKGTKTTNASKILENYISPYTATAVEKLLQAGFSLVGKTNMDEFAMGNTNENSYFGPVRNPYDINRVSGGSSGGSAAAVSAGYVPFALGTDTGGSVRQPAAFCGVVGFKPSYGMISRYGVTSFASSLDQIGVLANSVKDVALVVETMKGKDDKDSTTLNHTTDLTDNLEIDLSKIKICIPKIVYDTELDASIRNSFYEAVNFLKQRGAKIEIIDIPELEYVVAVYYIIAPSEASSNLAKFDGVRYGLRSPSVGLSEMYRTTREIGLGIEVKRRIIMGTFNLSSDYYDKYYSKALKVRNVISRKLYDILNEYNAIMTPTSPSIPPRLGEKLSPLEYYLMDIFTIPANLAGLPAISIPFGFTKGLPFGIQLTGRQMKDEELLKISYTIHESTEKELPKNV; from the coding sequence GTGAGTTTTTTGACTATTGAAGAGTTAATTGGAAAAAATGTAATAGAAGAAAGTATCAAAAGAATAATAGAAAAAGATAAAACACTAAACTCTGTTTTGAGGATAGAAAAAATCGAAGGTAACAAAAATGGTAAATATTTTGGCATACCGTTTTTAGTTAAAGATAACATATTAGTAAAAGGTACAAAGACTACTAATGCCTCAAAAATACTCGAAAATTATATCTCCCCATATACTGCTACAGCCGTTGAAAAACTTTTGCAAGCAGGTTTTTCTTTAGTTGGTAAAACAAACATGGATGAGTTTGCTATGGGAAATACTAATGAAAATTCATATTTTGGTCCAGTTAGAAACCCATATGACATTAACAGAGTCTCAGGAGGAAGTAGTGGGGGATCAGCAGCTGCAGTCAGTGCAGGATATGTTCCATTTGCTTTGGGTACTGATACAGGCGGATCTGTTAGACAACCTGCAGCTTTTTGTGGAGTTGTCGGATTTAAGCCTTCATATGGAATGATTTCACGATATGGAGTTACTTCTTTTGCTTCCTCATTAGACCAAATAGGAGTTTTAGCTAATTCTGTAAAAGATGTAGCTTTGGTAGTGGAAACCATGAAAGGAAAAGATGATAAAGATTCAACTACTCTTAATCATACTACTGATCTTACAGATAATTTAGAAATAGATTTATCAAAAATTAAAATATGTATCCCAAAAATAGTCTATGATACAGAACTTGATGCCTCAATTAGGAATAGTTTTTATGAAGCAGTAAATTTTCTAAAGCAGAGAGGAGCAAAAATAGAAATCATAGATATTCCCGAATTAGAATATGTTGTAGCTGTATATTATATCATAGCTCCTTCTGAAGCCTCTTCAAATCTAGCAAAGTTTGATGGTGTTAGATATGGATTAAGAAGCCCTTCCGTTGGATTGAGTGAAATGTATAGAACAACAAGAGAGATTGGTCTTGGAATTGAAGTTAAAAGGCGGATCATAATGGGTACTTTTAATCTATCTTCGGATTATTACGATAAATACTATTCTAAAGCATTAAAAGTAAGAAATGTTATAAGTAGAAAATTATACGATATTTTGAACGAATATAATGCAATAATGACACCTACTTCTCCATCAATTCCTCCTCGTTTAGGAGAAAAACTAAGTCCTCTTGAATACTATCTTATGGATATATTCACTATTCCAGCCAATCTAGCAGGACTTCCGGCAATTAGCATTCCTTTTGGATTTACAAAAGGACTTCCTTTTGGTATTCAGTTAACTGGAAGACAAATGAAGGATGAAGAACTTTTAAAAATTTCATACACAATTCACGAAAGTACAGAAAAGGAGCTACCAAAAAATGTATAA
- a CDS encoding THUMP domain-containing class I SAM-dependent RNA methyltransferase, which translates to MVELISLCTSGLEAAPAYEIKSHGYNIIDSMSGKVKFSAPLEDIPSILNNFRTVDRILIKVGEFYSNNFDDLFDKVYNLNWAEYVEKNGRLVVEKVKITNSDLSATGAVASIIKKAIYEKLKSSYKCTIWEENEVIYPIYVYLKDNVVTVALDTVYKESLAKRGYRTQHVSTSLRETIAASMVLLSKWEAKYTLIDPFCGSGTIPIEAALYASGKSLKKEYVCEKWRIFNEFRHSFYPYFEPEEINYRIYGYDKSYKAISIAKENASLANVKIHFEKKAMESLESSNDEIYFISNLPYGMKEKDNTKDTYKKMRHLLRAFPNGKFYFITPESNFEEYFGRKANKKFKFQNSGIWVWFYMFYQ; encoded by the coding sequence ATGGTTGAGTTAATTTCATTATGCACATCTGGGTTGGAGGCAGCTCCAGCTTATGAAATAAAGTCTCATGGTTATAACATTATTGATTCAATGTCTGGTAAAGTAAAATTTTCTGCCCCTCTTGAAGATATTCCGAGTATATTAAATAATTTTAGGACTGTTGATAGGATATTAATAAAAGTTGGAGAGTTTTATTCAAATAACTTTGATGATCTTTTTGATAAAGTTTATAATCTTAATTGGGCGGAATATGTTGAAAAAAATGGAAGATTAGTTGTTGAAAAAGTTAAGATAACAAATTCTGATTTATCAGCAACAGGTGCTGTGGCATCAATTATCAAAAAAGCAATATATGAAAAACTCAAAAGTAGCTACAAATGTACAATTTGGGAAGAAAACGAGGTAATTTACCCTATCTATGTGTATTTAAAAGATAATGTAGTAACAGTTGCCCTTGATACTGTTTATAAAGAATCACTTGCTAAAAGAGGTTATAGAACGCAACATGTTAGTACTTCCCTAAGAGAAACGATAGCTGCGAGTATGGTTCTTCTATCAAAGTGGGAAGCAAAATATACTTTAATAGATCCTTTTTGTGGTTCAGGAACAATTCCAATTGAGGCAGCCTTATATGCAAGTGGTAAATCATTAAAAAAAGAATATGTATGCGAAAAATGGAGAATATTTAATGAATTTAGGCATAGTTTTTACCCATATTTTGAGCCAGAAGAAATAAATTATAGAATATATGGATACGACAAGAGTTATAAAGCAATTTCTATTGCAAAAGAAAATGCGTCTTTAGCGAACGTTAAGATCCATTTTGAAAAAAAAGCAATGGAATCTCTAGAATCGTCAAATGATGAAATTTATTTTATTTCAAACTTACCATATGGTATGAAAGAAAAAGATAATACAAAAGATACTTATAAGAAAATGAGACATTTATTGAGAGCTTTTCCAAATGGAAAGTTTTATTTTATAACTCCAGAGTCTAATTTTGAAGAATACTTTGGAAGGAAAGCAAATAAAAAATTTAAATTTCAAAACAGTGGTATCTGGGTATGGTTCTATATGTTCTATCAATGA
- a CDS encoding flavin reductase family protein: protein MDYCNRFSENISLPVCLITVKSESRVNSMTVAWSTPLSSNPPLFGFAIRKNRFTYQLIVKEKEFTVSFLSLEKSDLAVKLGRISGREGDKVSAISLKLKDSDVVKTPYVEEAYFAMECKLENLFETGDHDFVVGRVVSVHPTKNVLIDSKPAIYLGNDTFTTIDTSQINKFDTKEIVASIKNSFGRGA from the coding sequence ATGGATTACTGTAATAGATTTAGCGAAAATATTTCACTGCCCGTCTGCTTAATAACTGTAAAGAGTGAATCAAGAGTTAATTCGATGACCGTAGCATGGTCTACCCCTTTATCTTCAAACCCACCACTATTTGGATTTGCAATCCGTAAGAACCGATTTACTTACCAATTAATAGTTAAAGAAAAAGAATTTACAGTATCTTTTTTGTCTCTGGAAAAAAGCGATTTGGCCGTTAAATTAGGAAGAATTTCTGGTAGAGAAGGCGATAAAGTATCCGCAATCTCTTTAAAATTGAAAGATTCTGATGTGGTGAAAACCCCTTATGTTGAAGAAGCTTATTTTGCAATGGAATGCAAACTTGAGAATCTTTTTGAAACAGGTGATCATGATTTCGTTGTTGGGAGAGTTGTTTCTGTTCATCCAACTAAAAATGTTTTAATTGACTCGAAACCTGCAATATACCTAGGAAATGACACGTTTACAACCATTGATACATCTCAAATTAATAAATTTGATACTAAAGAGATAGTTGCAAGTATTAAAAACTCTTTTGGCAGAGGTGCATAA
- a CDS encoding FMN-binding protein, with the protein MNKKRVLSVMLVVVLMVSMSFAALFGKAKWNDGTYVGYSDPSDRTYTKAVVKIEKGKIVEVTLEEIINTTGFAKDETYPWEPWHEAMKELPKRFVKANGTKIDTYTGATHSSEMAIQAVERALKRAEGFEGVIDGKYVGHSQISERNDRANAIIEVKDGKLVSVVLNEYRDVYNTGEPKTEETYPWEAFHEAKVVIAERILEKGTVPVDTYTGATGSSNMFIEAVKDAMIKAGFKF; encoded by the coding sequence ATGAACAAAAAAAGAGTTTTGTCAGTTATGTTAGTAGTAGTATTAATGGTTTCAATGAGTTTTGCCGCTCTCTTTGGAAAAGCAAAGTGGAATGATGGAACTTACGTAGGTTATTCCGATCCAAGCGATAGAACCTACACAAAGGCCGTTGTAAAAATTGAAAAAGGTAAAATAGTTGAGGTCACATTAGAGGAAATCATTAACACAACAGGATTCGCAAAGGATGAAACTTACCCATGGGAACCATGGCACGAAGCAATGAAGGAATTACCAAAGAGATTTGTTAAGGCAAATGGTACTAAAATAGATACTTATACAGGTGCAACACACTCTTCTGAAATGGCCATTCAAGCAGTTGAAAGAGCTTTGAAACGTGCTGAAGGGTTTGAGGGAGTAATAGATGGAAAATATGTGGGTCATTCGCAAATTTCCGAAAGAAATGACAGGGCAAATGCAATAATAGAAGTAAAAGATGGAAAGTTGGTTAGTGTAGTCTTAAACGAATACAGAGATGTTTATAACACAGGAGAACCAAAAACAGAAGAAACTTATCCTTGGGAAGCATTTCATGAAGCAAAAGTAGTTATTGCAGAAAGAATTTTGGAAAAGGGAACTGTCCCAGTTGATACTTATACTGGAGCTACAGGAAGTTCTAATATGTTCATTGAGGCAGTTAAAGACGCTATGATAAAAGCCGGTTTTAAGTTTTAA
- a CDS encoding rhomboid family intramembrane serine protease, which produces MRQRSLTSFLIMINVIVFVLMFLFGGLKAFSNPRIYILFGAQIGNLISMGEWFRLITSMFVHGGLFHIFFNMMALFYVGNIVERAYGPSRLITIYMLSGIFGNILTHFFIPYAISVGASGAIFGLIGLLFGAGFRHDTPVILKPITGTALLPIILINVIWGFLPGANINNFAHLGGLAVGFTFGWLTPIRYTKTSYKVWKILSYIAYGLIILSFIMLIIFDFRFYILI; this is translated from the coding sequence ATGAGGCAAAGAAGCCTGACAAGTTTTTTAATAATGATAAATGTAATCGTATTTGTTTTAATGTTTTTATTTGGTGGGCTCAAGGCCTTTTCCAACCCACGGATATACATACTTTTTGGGGCACAAATTGGAAATCTAATTTCAATGGGGGAATGGTTCAGGTTAATTACTTCTATGTTTGTACATGGAGGGCTTTTTCATATATTTTTTAATATGATGGCATTATTTTATGTTGGCAATATTGTTGAAAGGGCCTATGGACCCTCTCGATTAATAACCATATACATGTTGTCAGGTATCTTTGGTAATATATTGACTCATTTTTTCATACCATATGCTATCTCAGTAGGAGCATCGGGAGCTATATTTGGCTTAATAGGTTTGCTCTTTGGAGCAGGCTTTAGACATGATACCCCAGTTATACTTAAGCCAATAACAGGTACAGCTCTTCTCCCAATTATTTTAATAAACGTAATTTGGGGATTTTTACCCGGTGCAAATATAAACAACTTTGCACACTTGGGAGGGTTGGCTGTAGGATTTACATTTGGATGGCTTACTCCTATACGTTATACAAAAACTAGCTACAAAGTATGGAAAATTCTCTCCTACATTGCATATGGTTTAATTATTTTAAGTTTTATTATGTTAATAATTTTTGATTTTCGTTTTTACATTTTAATTTAA
- the pheS gene encoding phenylalanine--tRNA ligase subunit alpha, whose product MNHNIKDIEEIAKELKNELEKIDDYQSFQNLKSKYLGKNGIIKSLMKNLKELDEEQRKNFGKNINELKNIIEEFFEEKLIILKEKERLLKEKESWIDVTIPGSKRKIGKISLISKTIRDIEEIFVGMGFSVAEGPEIENSWYNFDALNTPEWHPAREMQDTFYLSNDKKYLLRTHTSPVQIRTMLSNKPPLAIISPGRVYRKDELDATHSPVFHQVEGLFIDKNVSIAHIKMYLEYLAKKLFGDKVTILLRPSYFPFTEPSFEVDISCIFCEGKGCNICKNSGWIEILGAGLVHPNVLKSVHYDPDVWQGFAFGMGVERIALLKYNVPEMREFYKNDIRFIEI is encoded by the coding sequence ATGAATCATAATATAAAAGACATTGAAGAAATAGCCAAAGAATTAAAAAACGAATTGGAAAAAATTGATGATTATCAGAGTTTTCAAAATTTAAAATCTAAGTATTTAGGCAAAAATGGCATAATAAAATCTTTAATGAAAAATCTAAAAGAACTTGATGAGGAACAAAGAAAGAACTTTGGAAAAAACATAAATGAACTTAAAAATATAATAGAAGAATTTTTTGAAGAAAAATTGATCATTTTAAAAGAAAAAGAACGATTATTAAAAGAAAAAGAGAGTTGGATAGACGTTACTATCCCTGGTTCAAAGAGAAAAATTGGAAAAATTAGCTTAATAAGTAAGACTATCCGCGATATAGAAGAAATTTTTGTTGGGATGGGATTTTCAGTTGCTGAAGGTCCTGAAATAGAAAACTCATGGTATAATTTTGATGCCCTTAATACTCCAGAATGGCATCCTGCTAGAGAAATGCAGGATACTTTTTATTTATCTAATGATAAAAAGTATCTTTTAAGAACTCATACCTCACCTGTTCAAATAAGAACTATGCTATCTAATAAACCTCCTTTAGCAATTATTTCTCCAGGGAGAGTGTATCGAAAAGACGAACTTGACGCAACTCATTCTCCTGTGTTCCATCAAGTAGAAGGATTGTTTATTGATAAAAATGTTTCTATTGCTCATATTAAAATGTATCTTGAATACTTAGCAAAAAAATTATTTGGCGATAAAGTTACCATCCTTTTAAGACCAAGCTATTTTCCTTTCACAGAACCAAGTTTTGAGGTAGATATAAGTTGTATTTTTTGTGAAGGGAAAGGTTGCAACATTTGCAAAAATTCTGGTTGGATTGAAATTTTGGGAGCGGGCTTAGTTCATCCTAACGTATTAAAAAGTGTCCATTATGATCCTGACGTTTGGCAAGGATTTGCATTTGGAATGGGTGTGGAAAGAATTGCATTGTTAAAATATAATGTACCAGAAATGAGGGAATTTTATAAAAATGATATAAGATTCATTGAAATATAG
- a CDS encoding methyl-accepting chemotaxis protein: MKLSTYTTLIEILIVVLLTCSLLFVSMNVNKSSTSELLDLTYSKQLEGAINVFKEYINQSYGSLRLTNGVLVDKDGNPVKERYEVVDKVSNHMNVVATIFQIQGNDFVRISTSIKNKDGTRAVGTFLGKDSAAYNYIIQKQRYLGEAIILNNDYITLYEPLLDENNNLIGVLFVGISMEEFNNLVAQNDSYFLRRFLFFALIISIAAIILSYFLIKEVLIKPFGHISEIVSKTSEGELNFKSNVTFKAKEFLSLKTALENMQDDLARLVTGISNKSDQIYDLSQNLAGTSQELSSTTEEFSSQMEEINRSAQNASSSIQEVTAGVEEVSGSAQNVSKSALDLAQRAEIVDNAAKEGEEAVKSIVEVILQTKEKANITQHAVKSLSQKAKNIGEIIQVINSITEQTNLLALNAAIEAARAGEAGKGFAVVADEIRKLAEESKKATDKIALMLDQIQEGAQQANSATDDTVKVVDEASEQSVLVKEKFSNILKEIESINSMIESLAASAQEQSAAAQEMNSAMNTATVSIMNIAQQIEEMTQAIKQQADMSQNVNNLSEELKIIAEDLVAQVQYFKI; encoded by the coding sequence ATGAAACTTTCTACCTATACAACACTTATTGAGATATTGATTGTAGTTTTACTTACTTGTTCTTTACTGTTTGTTTCAATGAATGTAAATAAAAGTTCGACTTCTGAATTGCTTGATCTTACATATTCAAAACAACTTGAGGGAGCAATTAATGTTTTTAAAGAGTATATCAATCAAAGTTATGGGAGTTTACGGTTGACAAACGGCGTTTTAGTCGATAAAGACGGGAACCCTGTAAAAGAAAGATATGAGGTTGTTGATAAGGTTAGTAATCATATGAACGTAGTAGCTACCATATTTCAGATTCAGGGTAACGATTTTGTTCGTATATCAACATCAATAAAAAATAAAGATGGAACAAGAGCAGTAGGAACTTTCCTTGGAAAAGATAGTGCTGCCTATAATTATATAATCCAAAAACAAAGATACTTGGGTGAAGCAATAATACTTAATAATGATTATATAACACTTTATGAGCCTCTATTAGATGAAAATAATAATTTAATAGGTGTGCTTTTTGTCGGTATATCAATGGAAGAATTTAACAATTTAGTTGCCCAAAACGACTCCTATTTTCTTAGAAGATTTCTATTTTTCGCATTGATAATTTCTATAGCAGCAATTATACTATCTTATTTTTTAATAAAAGAAGTTCTTATTAAACCTTTTGGTCATATCTCAGAAATTGTTTCAAAAACATCTGAAGGTGAATTAAATTTCAAATCTAATGTAACATTTAAAGCAAAAGAATTTCTATCCTTAAAGACTGCTTTAGAGAATATGCAAGATGATTTGGCTCGTTTAGTTACTGGTATATCGAACAAATCTGATCAAATTTATGATTTATCACAAAATTTAGCAGGTACTTCTCAAGAATTGAGTTCTACAACGGAAGAATTTTCATCTCAAATGGAAGAAATTAACAGATCTGCTCAGAATGCTTCTTCGTCTATACAGGAGGTAACAGCTGGTGTAGAAGAGGTCTCGGGGAGCGCTCAAAATGTGTCTAAATCTGCCTTGGACCTAGCTCAAAGGGCTGAAATAGTTGATAATGCAGCTAAGGAAGGTGAAGAGGCGGTAAAATCCATAGTTGAAGTTATTCTTCAAACTAAAGAGAAAGCTAACATTACTCAGCATGCTGTAAAGAGCTTATCTCAAAAAGCAAAAAATATAGGTGAAATAATCCAAGTCATAAACTCTATAACAGAACAAACAAATTTATTGGCTTTAAACGCTGCTATTGAAGCAGCTAGAGCCGGAGAGGCTGGAAAAGGTTTTGCAGTAGTTGCTGATGAAATAAGAAAACTAGCTGAAGAAAGTAAAAAAGCTACAGATAAGATTGCACTGATGTTAGATCAGATACAAGAAGGTGCTCAACAAGCAAATTCTGCTACAGATGATACAGTAAAAGTAGTAGACGAGGCCAGTGAACAATCCGTATTAGTAAAAGAAAAGTTTTCAAATATATTAAAAGAAATTGAAAGTATTAATTCAATGATCGAAAGTTTAGCTGCAAGTGCACAGGAGCAAAGTGCTGCAGCACAAGAAATGAATAGTGCAATGAATACAGCTACTGTTTCCATAATGAATATAGCTCAACAGATAGAAGAAATGACGCAAGCTATAAAACAGCAGGCAGATATGAGCCAAAATGTAAATAATTTAAGTGAGGAATTAAAAATCATAGCAGAAGATTTAGTAGCTCAGGTACAATATTTTAAAATATAA